A region from the Phycisphaerales bacterium genome encodes:
- a CDS encoding cell division protein FtsW codes for MNRAMLRPGQTIIICVIALLTLGIVMVTSAGLTIDAERAVSFEGMLTGRSMIYALAAVGLMFAASCFPVQWLRGPTSRGISPANRIIATPATWLLLLSIVCLCLVYVGGIGKEVNGARRWVYLGPASWRLSFQPSELAKWAMVIVVASYVVHLGAERMRQFWSGLVPALVITMLVCGLIVLEDLGTAVLIGAVALFLLFAGGARWWHIGILFPLPVAGVAAAVLTSEYRMNRIESFLNPYADPQDTGYHMIQSMVAVAEGHITGRGLGHGVYKFGYLPEDTTDFLFAVICEELGIFGAALVVFLYLTLLLAAAQVIRRQSDALCRFVGLGIAATIGMQAVINLMVVTGLAPTKGIALPLLSSGGTGWMLTAACLGLLVGMDRRTAPDTQPQASREDVPAGLPALGSPV; via the coding sequence ATGAACAGAGCAATGCTGCGCCCGGGTCAGACGATCATCATCTGCGTCATCGCGCTGCTCACGCTGGGCATCGTCATGGTGACCAGTGCCGGCCTGACCATCGACGCTGAGCGGGCCGTGTCCTTCGAGGGCATGCTCACCGGCCGGTCGATGATCTACGCCCTCGCGGCGGTGGGGCTCATGTTCGCCGCATCGTGCTTTCCCGTCCAGTGGCTGCGCGGGCCGACGAGCCGGGGCATCAGCCCGGCCAATCGCATCATCGCGACGCCCGCCACGTGGCTGCTGCTGCTCTCGATCGTCTGCCTCTGTCTCGTCTACGTCGGCGGCATCGGCAAGGAAGTCAACGGCGCCCGCCGCTGGGTCTATCTCGGCCCGGCGTCGTGGCGGCTGTCGTTCCAGCCGAGCGAACTGGCCAAGTGGGCGATGGTCATCGTCGTTGCGTCGTACGTCGTTCATCTCGGCGCCGAACGCATGCGGCAGTTCTGGTCCGGCCTGGTGCCGGCGCTGGTCATCACCATGCTCGTGTGCGGGTTGATCGTGCTCGAAGATCTCGGCACGGCGGTTCTCATCGGCGCGGTCGCCCTGTTTCTGCTGTTCGCCGGCGGGGCGAGGTGGTGGCACATCGGCATTCTCTTTCCGCTGCCGGTGGCCGGCGTCGCGGCCGCGGTGCTCACGAGCGAGTACCGCATGAACCGCATCGAGTCGTTCCTCAACCCGTACGCCGACCCGCAGGACACGGGCTATCACATGATCCAGTCGATGGTCGCCGTCGCCGAAGGGCACATCACCGGCCGCGGCCTCGGGCACGGCGTGTACAAGTTCGGCTACCTGCCCGAAGACACGACGGACTTTCTCTTTGCGGTGATCTGCGAGGAACTCGGCATCTTCGGCGCGGCGCTGGTCGTGTTCCTCTATCTCACCTTGCTGCTCGCTGCGGCGCAGGTCATTCGCAGGCAGAGCGATGCGCTGTGCCGATTCGTCGGCCTTGGCATCGCGGCGACCATCGGCATGCAGGCGGTGATCAACCTGATGGTCGTCACCGGCCTGGCGCCGACCAAGGGCATCGCGCTGCCGCTGCTCTCTTCGGGCGGCACGGGCTGGATGCTCACCGCTGCGTGTCTCGGTCTGCTCGTGGGCATGGACCGGCGGACGGCGCCGGACACCCAGCCGCAAGCATCGCGAGAGGATGTGCCGGCGGGGCTGCCTGCCCTCGGCTCGCCGGTGTGA